In Legionella cincinnatiensis, the DNA window TTCACTTAACCATTTAGCCGCACTCGGGAAAATACGGACACAGCCATGGCTTGATGGATGCTCAGGAACTTCGTATGCCGCATGGATAGTATATCCTTGATAAAAATAGGTACAATAAGGCATTTTTGCACCACCTTTTGTATCTACTGGGTATTCCCCGGAGCGACACTCAAGTCCTCTTCGATTATATACCTTAAAAGTTCCTGTCACTGTTCTACAGGATTGATTTGTATTTTCCTCACAAATATCTATCCCGGCTGAACCACCTCCAGTTAATAATCGATTTCCTTCTTCATCATATGCAGCCCATGCAGAGGCCTTTGGATCAAAAACGAATCGTCTTTCCCCTGTTGCGCTAATTTTCTTAGGAAAATAATCACGGCCACGCTTATCTTTTGTATAATGAACCGTTCTGTGAACATAACCTGCATCATCAGTAATTAAAGTGGATTCATCATATTCAACACATGCGGTTAATCCCAAGCATAATAACAATGCCCCAAACAACTTATTCATCTAAATTCTATCTCCGATTAATTTTAATTATGATTCTAATTTTCTGTATTTAATACGTGAAGGTCTATCCGCAGCATCACCCAAACGACGTTTTCTATCCGCTTCATAATCACTGTAATTTCCTTCAATAAAGGTTATTTGCGAATCCCCTTCAAAAGCCATTAAATGTGTGCATATTCTATCCAAAAACCAACGATCGTGGGAAATTACAATAACGCAACCCGGAAAATTGAGAATCGCATCTTCCAAAGCACGTAAAGTTTCAACATCTAAATCATTACTCGGCTCGTCAAGTAACAATACATTTCCACCACTTTTCAGTAACTTAGCCAAATGTACACGGTTTCTCTCTCCTCCAGAAAGTTGTGACATTTTCTTTTGCTGATCAGAACCTTTAAAATTAAAACGTCCTACATAAGCACGTGAAGGCATTTGAAAACTACCTACTTGCATAATATCATGTCCATCAGATATTTCTTGCCATACTGTTTTGTTGGAATCTAATTCATCACGTAACTGATCCACGTAGGCTAATTGCACCGTTTCACCGATACGAATAACACCGTTATCAGGTTCTTCTTGACCCGTGATCATTTTTAAGAAAGTTGATTTACCTGCACCATTTGGACCAATAATACCTAAAACACCTCCTTTGGGAAGTTTGAAATCGAAATTATCAATTAAAATACGATCACCAAATGATTTAGTAATTTTTTCTCCTTCGAGTACAAGATCACCCAATCGTTCACCAGGAGGAATATAAATTTCATTAGTTTCATTCCGTTTTTGGAATTCTTTAGAGTTCATTTCTTCAAAACGAGCAAGACGTGCTTTATTT includes these proteins:
- a CDS encoding L,D-transpeptidase, with the protein product MNKLFGALLLCLGLTACVEYDESTLITDDAGYVHRTVHYTKDKRGRDYFPKKISATGERRFVFDPKASAWAAYDEEGNRLLTGGGSAGIDICEENTNQSCRTVTGTFKVYNRRGLECRSGEYPVDTKGGAKMPYCTYFYQGYTIHAAYEVPEHPSSHGCVRIFPSAAKWLSENFFQIGTKVIVLAYPDENGVHKKQAA